The following proteins are encoded in a genomic region of Desulfosporosinus youngiae DSM 17734:
- a CDS encoding energy-coupling factor transporter transmembrane component T family protein, protein MLNNSTLSSSKPQKDAESWDMDGLIKFILAMVLSIMPFIVHERMSFGILAVYLLIVTLVSKIKLRILIISAASYGIIVLIPYLFGLLMNSLLYTFADIQFSDQGSYEILIRLFRLLVIWYVSILYFHTTPMKTVLGLVDKLFTPLKLVGIPVKDYLNVVMCIVLELKETGAEVTKGLGERMRSVTGEGKKRFKINIKGISQIIVSLIVNSFDKLDKIEHLVEKVNPEDLYNYRFKLSKNDLIGVLSFIALTAVVLMIEKG, encoded by the coding sequence ATGTTGAACAATTCAACGTTAAGCAGTTCAAAACCTCAAAAAGACGCTGAATCCTGGGACATGGATGGGCTTATTAAGTTTATCTTAGCTATGGTTCTTTCTATTATGCCGTTTATAGTTCATGAGCGGATGAGTTTTGGAATTCTGGCAGTCTATTTATTGATAGTGACCTTAGTCTCTAAAATTAAATTACGAATCTTAATTATCAGTGCTGCCTCATATGGAATTATTGTTTTGATTCCTTACCTTTTTGGACTATTAATGAACAGCCTTTTATACACCTTCGCTGATATTCAATTCTCAGATCAAGGGTCGTACGAAATATTAATAAGACTGTTTAGATTGTTAGTCATCTGGTATGTCAGTATCCTGTATTTTCATACAACCCCGATGAAAACGGTGCTTGGGTTGGTGGATAAACTTTTTACCCCGTTGAAGTTAGTGGGTATTCCAGTTAAAGACTATTTAAACGTAGTTATGTGTATTGTTTTAGAACTCAAAGAGACGGGAGCTGAAGTGACCAAGGGTTTAGGAGAACGTATGCGTTCAGTCACGGGGGAGGGCAAGAAAAGGTTTAAAATAAATATCAAGGGGATATCCCAAATTATCGTTTCTTTGATTGTTAATTCCTTTGATAAATTGGATAAGATAGAGCACTTGGTTGAAAAGGTCAATCCGGAGGATTTATATAATTACAGGTTTAAACTATCTAAAAACGATCTGATTGGAGTACTAAGCTTTATTGCGCTGACAGCGGTAGTTTTGATGATTGAAAAGGGGTAA
- a CDS encoding flavodoxin family protein — protein sequence MKRILGLAASQRKLANGEILTKEVAAAAGKDCELELLRLADLKLELCRGCYACLKPGKQCPLDDDLYLLVEKIKAADGIILSAPCYALGPAAVAKVLGDRIIALAQMIDDFWGKPCVVITTAGIKGWEGYTSSAMNTVARFMGFDLKDSHMFMGALPGEGISGEGALHRAREMGQALFGQARQPGNGECPTCWSDIWKFPQAGTAVCSICGQTAYLASGENEIKWVYNERSNMFGKEPLKHHFQEWLNGKVQEFISRRKELSAVRERYKEMPLSGGAEKEG from the coding sequence ATGAAGAGAATTTTAGGGTTGGCAGCTTCTCAGCGTAAACTGGCCAATGGTGAGATTCTTACAAAAGAAGTGGCTGCTGCGGCGGGAAAGGATTGCGAGCTGGAATTATTAAGATTGGCCGATTTAAAGTTAGAGCTGTGCCGTGGCTGTTATGCCTGCTTGAAACCAGGTAAGCAATGCCCCCTAGATGACGATCTTTATCTTCTGGTCGAAAAAATTAAAGCTGCAGATGGAATTATTCTTTCTGCTCCTTGTTATGCTCTGGGCCCTGCCGCCGTGGCTAAAGTATTGGGTGATCGAATTATTGCACTTGCCCAAATGATCGACGATTTTTGGGGGAAGCCCTGTGTAGTTATTACTACTGCAGGCATCAAAGGCTGGGAAGGGTATACTTCATCTGCTATGAATACTGTAGCTCGGTTTATGGGCTTTGATCTTAAAGACAGCCATATGTTTATGGGAGCTTTACCTGGAGAAGGGATATCAGGAGAGGGAGCCTTACATAGAGCAAGAGAGATGGGGCAAGCATTATTCGGGCAGGCTCGTCAGCCTGGAAACGGCGAGTGTCCAACTTGCTGGTCGGATATTTGGAAATTCCCCCAGGCCGGAACTGCGGTTTGTTCTATCTGTGGTCAGACAGCTTACCTGGCATCAGGCGAAAATGAGATTAAATGGGTTTATAATGAGCGGAGTAATATGTTTGGCAAAGAACCGTTGAAACATCATTTTCAGGAGTGGTTAAACGGTAAAGTACAAGAGTTTATATCCCGCAGAAAGGAGCTGTCGGCAGTACGAGAGCGCTATAAAGAGATGCCCTTGTCAGGAGGGGCAGAAAAGGAAGGATGA
- a CDS encoding Gx transporter family protein, whose amino-acid sequence MNKNRKYALIIILVTNAIIISFLESFIPIPIPIPGVKLGLGNIITMIGIAFLGFKDVLFIVIVRSFVVAVLTRGVMMLAFSLTGGILSAVIMWLLYKKFSSFFSIKGISIAGAIVHSTAQVVVAAMILGQTVVLLYLPILLVSSVVTGLITGSIAELSINEVRKKGVFEDG is encoded by the coding sequence ATGAATAAAAATAGAAAGTATGCCTTGATCATAATTCTAGTCACCAATGCCATTATAATCTCATTTTTGGAATCCTTTATTCCTATACCGATTCCTATACCAGGTGTTAAGCTGGGATTAGGAAATATAATCACCATGATTGGGATTGCTTTTCTCGGTTTTAAAGATGTCCTTTTTATTGTGATTGTGCGCAGTTTTGTTGTAGCGGTCCTGACGAGGGGAGTTATGATGCTGGCCTTTAGTTTAACAGGCGGCATTTTGAGCGCTGTGATCATGTGGCTGCTCTATAAAAAGTTCTCAAGCTTCTTTAGTATCAAGGGTATAAGCATTGCCGGAGCAATCGTTCATAGTACGGCACAAGTCGTGGTTGCAGCGATGATCTTAGGGCAGACTGTCGTTTTGCTTTATTTGCCTATTCTCTTAGTCTCCTCCGTAGTAACGGGTTTAATCACGGGAAGCATTGCTGAACTATCGATCAATGAAGTCAGAAAAAAAGGGGTTTTCGAGGATGGATAA
- a CDS encoding NusG domain II-containing protein, translating into MKAKRGFKKGDIVLVLFIGIIALIPLLSTFLADGGKPGDELIAVISRDGKRVKEIDLNKVEEPQYIKFEDGLKVTILAEKGQIKFLEADCPDKICIKTGLLTKRGDKAVCLPSKTIVTIEGEGTE; encoded by the coding sequence ATGAAGGCAAAACGTGGATTCAAAAAGGGTGACATAGTTCTGGTGTTATTCATTGGAATTATAGCCTTAATCCCTCTGTTATCGACCTTTCTCGCTGACGGAGGCAAGCCAGGCGATGAGCTGATAGCAGTGATCAGCCGGGACGGAAAGCGTGTGAAGGAAATTGACCTCAATAAGGTAGAGGAGCCTCAATATATTAAGTTCGAAGACGGTCTTAAGGTTACTATTTTAGCGGAAAAGGGACAGATAAAGTTTTTAGAAGCTGATTGTCCCGATAAAATATGTATCAAAACCGGATTATTGACTAAGCGGGGCGATAAAGCGGTTTGCCTGCCTAGTAAAACAATCGTGACAATTGAAGGCGAAGGTACTGAGTAA